The segment GTCCTGGTCCCATAGTCCTTGTCGCGCGCCGCGCTTTCCGTGTACTCACGTCGCGTGGCGACTCCGTCCTTCCGCATCGGCGTCGACGTGGGCGGCACCTTCACGGACCTGGTGCTCACGCACGACGGGACGATCACCCTCGACAAGCACCCGACGACGCCGCGCGACCAGTCCGAGGGCGTCCTCGGCGGCATCGGGCAGCTCGCGAGGCGCATCGGCGTGTCGCTCGGCGAGCTGCTCGCGCGCACCGAGCTGGTCGTGCACGGGACGACCACCGCCGACAACACCATGATCGAGATGTCCGGCGCGGTGACGGGGCTCGTCACGAGCGACGGACACCGCGACGAGATCGAGATCCGCCGCGGCTTCAAGGAGAGCATCTGGGACCCGGCGTATCCGCCGCCGCCGCCCATCTGTCCCCGCCGCCAGCGCTACGGCGTGCCCGAGCGGCTCGACTTCGAGGGCAACGTCGTGGTCCCGCTCGACGAGGAGGCGGTGCGTCGCGCCTGCCGGCGCATGAAGCAGCAGGGCGTCGAGTCGCTCGCCATCGTGCTCCTGTTCTCGTTCGTGAACCCCGCCCACGAGCGGCGCGTGCGCGAGATCGCGAGCGAGGAGCTGCCGGGCGTGATGCTGTCGCTCTCGCACGAGGTGATGCCGTCGGCGCCGGAGTTCGAGCGCACGAGCACGACGCTGGTGAACGCCTACGTCGGCCCCAAGATCGGCCGCTACCTCTCACGGCTCGACGCCCGCCTGCGCGAAGCGGGCTTCGCGGGCGAGCTCCTCATCATGCAGTCGAACGGCGGCGTCATGCCGGGCGGCTACGTCACGCAGAAGGCGGTCGCCGTCATGGGCTCGGGGCCCGCCGGCGGCGTCATGGGCGCGACCGCCGTCGCGGGCGCGGCCGGCATCGCGGACTTCATCTCGGTCGACATGGGAGGGACCAGTTACGACGTCTCGCTCGTGCGCAAGGGCGAGCCCGAGGTGAAGGCAGGCTGGAACTGGCACCACCGCTACCTGGTCGGGCTGCCGATGGTCGACGTGCAGACGGTCGGCGCCGGCGGCGGCTCGATCGCGTCCGTCGAAGCCGGCGCGCTGAAGGTCGGGCCGCGCAGCGCCGGCTCCGAGCCGGGGCCCGTGTGCTACGGGCGCGGCGGCACCGAGCCGACCGTCACCGACGCGAACGTGGTGCTCGGGTACTTGAACCCCGACCGCTTCTGCGGCGGCACCATGCGGCTCGACGCCGAGGGCGCCTACGCCGCCATCCGCGAGCGGGTGGCGAAGCCGCTCGGTCTCACGGTCGTCGAAGCCGCGGACGGAATCTTCCGGCTCGTCAACGCCAACATGGCGAACGCGGTCCGCAAGGCATCGGCGAACAAGGGCATCGATCCACGTCCGCTCACCCTGGTCGTCTTCGGTGGCAACGGCCCCGTTCACGCCGGCATGCAGGCGGCCGAGCTGGGCATCCGGCGCATCTTCGTCCCGAAGCTCTCGCCCGCATTCTCGGCCCTGGGCCTGCTTCTCACCGACCACGTGGTCGACGAGATGCGCTCGTACGTGGCGCCGATCGCGCAGGTCGACCTGGCGCGCGTGAATCGCCTCTTCGCCGAGATGGAGGCGTCGGCGACCGCGGCGCTCCAGGGCAGCGCAGCCCGCCGCCGCCGGCGCGTGCGCTTCGAGCGCATGGCGGCCCTGTGCTACCCCGGCCAGACGTTCGACATGCCGGTGCCGCTCCCCGGACGCGGGGGACAGGTGACCGCACGCGTGCTCGCCGACACGGTGGAGCGCTTCCATCGCATGCACGAGGAGCTGCACACCTACGCGAGCCGCGATCAGGACCCGATCCTGCGCGGCCTGCGCGTGAAGGCGCTCGCCGTCGAGGAGAAGGCGCCGCTGCCGCGCGCGTCGCGCCGCGCGCAGGGCAACCCGCGCGTCGGCGCGCGCAAGGCGTTCTTCCGCGGCCGCTATGTGCCGACGCCGGTCTACGACGGGACGCGTCTCGTCCCCGCGCAGACGATCCTCGGCCCCGCGATCGTCGAGGAGCCGTTCACGACCATCGTCGTGTACCCGAGCCAGCGCGCGACGACCGACCAGTGGGGCAACTACTCGATCACGCTCGGCCGCTGAGCCGTCAGCGCAGGCGCGGGCAGGTCGGCGGCTCGGGGCCGTCGGGACAGATCACGACGCGCTGATCGCCGTTGTTGCGGAGCTGGAACCACTCGCCGGTGTCCGGATTGTAGGCCCAGCAGATCTCGTCGGTGAACGCGAGACAATCGGGCTTGCCCTTGTAGTAGCGCAGATGCTGCTTGCAGTAGTCGACCGCGCCATCGCGCAGCGTGTAGAACCAGCGCGGCTCGAGCCAGCAGGAGGTGACGACCGGAATGGCGGGGGCGGGCGCGGGCAGCGGCCGGGGGCGCGCCGGCGGCCCCGCGTGCGCGAGAACGGCGAGCAGGAGCACCGTCGCCGTCAGGATCGCTCGCATCGCCACCCGAGCCTAACATCCGGCACCCCGGCTGGCGACATTGACCCCCGTCGGCGCCCGGCGCTACAGAGACCGCCTCGCGTGGCAGCCACGACCGATCTCGCATTCCCGTCGTCGAGCGGGCGCCCGATGCGTGCGGCGCTCGCCGTGCCCTCTGCCTCGTCGAAGCGCCCGGCCGTGATCGTCATCCACGAGATCTACGGTCTCAACGCCGACATCCGGCGGATCGCGGGGCGCTTCGCCGACCTGGGGTACGTGGCGCTGGCGGTCGATCTCTACGATACCGAGGGGCCGAAGGCCCTGTGCGTGCTCCGGACGCTCCTCGCCATGCGGCAGGGCCACGGCCGCGCCTTCGACGACCTCGAGGCCGCGCGCCGGTGGCTCGCGACCCGCCCCGAGGTCGATCCGGAGCGCACCGGCGTGGTCGGCTTCTGCATGGGCGGCGGCTTCGCGCTCTTGTACGCCACGCGCGCACCGCTGAAGGTCGCAGGCGCCTTCTACGGCGACGTGCCGAAGACGGCCGACGGCCTCCGCGGCGCCTGTCCGGTGCTCGGGGGCTTCGGCGGCCGCGACCGCATCTTCGCGCCGCAGGGCGAGCGACTGCCGAAGCTCCTCTCCGAGCTCGGCATCCCGCACGACGTCCGCGTCTACCCCGACGCCGGCCACAGCTACATGAGCCACCACGACGGCGTCATGGCGACGATCGGCGCCTGGGGTCCGCTCGCCGCCGGCTTCGATGCCTCGGCCGAAGCGGACAGCTGGCGGCGGATCGAGGCGTTCTATCGAGAGCACCTCGGGTGAGCGCGCTGTCGGTGCCGCGAGGCCGGGGGCAAGGCTTCGGCTTCGGCTCCGCCGCGCGACAACACACACGCCTCGCCACGGCCCTACATTTCGTCGCGCCGCTTCGCAGGCGCCTCCGCCTTGCCCCGGCCTCGCGGACGCTACGGCGCGCGATCGGTGTGTGCTGACGCTAGAGACAGGAAGTTCCGGTGACGCAGCCGCTGAGCGTCAGGCACTGTGTAGCGACGTCGAAGGTGCCGCCGAACTCGCAGACGGGCGTGCCGGACGGCCGCAGTACGACACCGACGACGTCGCCGGCGCCGCTGACGGCGGCGACCGCGT is part of the Candidatus Eisenbacteria bacterium genome and harbors:
- a CDS encoding hydantoinase/oxoprolinase family protein, encoding MATPSFRIGVDVGGTFTDLVLTHDGTITLDKHPTTPRDQSEGVLGGIGQLARRIGVSLGELLARTELVVHGTTTADNTMIEMSGAVTGLVTSDGHRDEIEIRRGFKESIWDPAYPPPPPICPRRQRYGVPERLDFEGNVVVPLDEEAVRRACRRMKQQGVESLAIVLLFSFVNPAHERRVREIASEELPGVMLSLSHEVMPSAPEFERTSTTLVNAYVGPKIGRYLSRLDARLREAGFAGELLIMQSNGGVMPGGYVTQKAVAVMGSGPAGGVMGATAVAGAAGIADFISVDMGGTSYDVSLVRKGEPEVKAGWNWHHRYLVGLPMVDVQTVGAGGGSIASVEAGALKVGPRSAGSEPGPVCYGRGGTEPTVTDANVVLGYLNPDRFCGGTMRLDAEGAYAAIRERVAKPLGLTVVEAADGIFRLVNANMANAVRKASANKGIDPRPLTLVVFGGNGPVHAGMQAAELGIRRIFVPKLSPAFSALGLLLTDHVVDEMRSYVAPIAQVDLARVNRLFAEMEASATAALQGSAARRRRRVRFERMAALCYPGQTFDMPVPLPGRGGQVTARVLADTVERFHRMHEELHTYASRDQDPILRGLRVKALAVEEKAPLPRASRRAQGNPRVGARKAFFRGRYVPTPVYDGTRLVPAQTILGPAIVEEPFTTIVVYPSQRATTDQWGNYSITLGR
- a CDS encoding dienelactone hydrolase family protein, giving the protein MAATTDLAFPSSSGRPMRAALAVPSASSKRPAVIVIHEIYGLNADIRRIAGRFADLGYVALAVDLYDTEGPKALCVLRTLLAMRQGHGRAFDDLEAARRWLATRPEVDPERTGVVGFCMGGGFALLYATRAPLKVAGAFYGDVPKTADGLRGACPVLGGFGGRDRIFAPQGERLPKLLSELGIPHDVRVYPDAGHSYMSHHDGVMATIGAWGPLAAGFDASAEADSWRRIEAFYREHLG